In the genome of bacterium, one region contains:
- a CDS encoding FIST N-terminal domain-containing protein, with protein sequence MGIEAAVGYCHSSEDAFTAGIKAAEMAMEKTNGRADAVFVFSAIKYDQEKMLNGVNSVIKNAPLVGCSTDGEILTTGYMEDSVSLMILNSDALSFSMGYGLEANIDAKKTGLMTAQMAMDNRGNEKKISVFFLFGDGVKANGVDLVRGAQEVLGEEFHIVGGLAGDGFEFQKTYQYYDNQVITNGAVGLLISGNVKVSTGVKHGWTFIGRDRIVTKAEGNVVYELDGESVFKLYEEYLGERADELPQVAFEFPFGVIDENNQRYLRCPVAVDRKLGTVTFAGKVPQGATVKMTTGTTIDAIKAARDASEYALSNLGKNTTPAAIFVFDCCARKKVFGRRTQKEIDAIQGILGENVPLIGFYTYGEIAPIQQEKEGKIFKISTFHNLTDAIVVLG encoded by the coding sequence GCTGGGATTAAGGCGGCTGAAATGGCTATGGAAAAAACTAATGGAAGGGCAGATGCTGTCTTTGTCTTTAGTGCAATTAAGTATGACCAGGAGAAAATGCTTAATGGCGTAAATTCAGTTATTAAAAATGCTCCTCTGGTAGGTTGTTCTACGGATGGAGAAATACTTACCACTGGTTATATGGAAGATTCTGTTTCTCTAATGATACTAAATTCAGATGCCCTATCATTTTCAATGGGATATGGGCTTGAGGCAAATATAGATGCAAAAAAAACAGGTTTGATGACGGCTCAAATGGCTATGGATAATCGTGGTAATGAAAAAAAAATATCTGTTTTCTTTTTGTTTGGAGATGGAGTTAAAGCCAATGGAGTGGATTTGGTTAGAGGTGCACAGGAAGTTTTAGGAGAGGAATTTCACATTGTCGGTGGTTTAGCCGGCGATGGGTTTGAATTTCAAAAAACATATCAATACTATGATAATCAGGTTATAACCAATGGTGCAGTTGGGCTTTTAATCTCCGGGAATGTAAAAGTAAGTACTGGTGTAAAACATGGCTGGACATTTATTGGTCGTGATAGAATAGTAACTAAGGCAGAAGGAAATGTTGTTTATGAACTTGATGGAGAAAGTGTCTTTAAACTCTATGAAGAATATCTGGGGGAAAGGGCAGATGAGTTACCCCAGGTGGCGTTTGAATTTCCCTTTGGCGTAATTGATGAAAATAATCAACGATATCTTCGTTGTCCGGTGGCTGTCGATAGAAAATTAGGAACAGTTACTTTTGCTGGCAAGGTTCCTCAAGGTGCTACTGTCAAAATGACTACTGGAACAACGATTGATGCGATTAAAGCCGCCAGGGATGCCTCAGAATACGCTTTGTCAAATTTAGGAAAAAATACCACGCCAGCGGCTATCTTTGTTTTTGACTGCTGTGCCCGGAAAAAAGTCTTTGGTCGCAGAACACAAAAAGAAATTGATGCTATCCAGGGCATTTTAGGTGAAAATGTCCCTCTCATAGGATTTTATACCTATGGTGAAATTGCTCCAATTCAGCAAGAAAAAGAAGGTAAAATCTTTAAAATCAGCACCTTCCATAATTTGACTGATGCTATTGTCGTCTTAGGATAA
- a CDS encoding DnaJ domain-containing protein, which produces MNWFWKILCYGGAILYLISPIDLLPGFHFISLIDDFIVLGLTYWFINVYLPRRYTSYQRTENKGQKREDRKENIDEDPYTILGVSRHATQEEIKKAYLNLAAKYHPDKVNHLGDEFKELAHEKFVQIQEAYRNLSGER; this is translated from the coding sequence ATGAATTGGTTCTGGAAAATATTATGTTATGGAGGCGCTATCCTTTATCTTATCAGTCCGATTGACCTTCTGCCAGGTTTTCATTTCATAAGTCTCATAGATGATTTCATAGTCTTAGGATTAACATATTGGTTTATTAATGTTTATTTGCCTCGGAGATATACTTCATATCAGAGGACAGAAAACAAAGGACAGAAGAGAGAGGATAGAAAAGAGAACATAGATGAAGATCCATATACTATTCTTGGAGTATCACGACACGCCACTCAAGAGGAGATAAAGAAGGCTTATCTTAATTTAGCCGCTAAGTATCATCCGGATAAGGTTAATCATCTGGGTGATGAATTTAAAGAATTAGCTCATGAAAAGTTTGTTCAGATACAGGAGGCATATCGGAATCTATCAGGGGAAAGATAA
- a CDS encoding hybrid sensor histidine kinase/response regulator, whose product MDSIILVSKDSQIISVLKKLCEQEGFLPQVISTSEEFRITKDKCPLVIMDLDNTLEIKDIGENVPIIALGEPTTILSKFNPQYLDIITKPIFLEILQFKLKKIFEKIRLTEELKKTKRELETVDKDAEHAYDEWEKTTRVLRTSLMEVEKERNELEILNKELERLNKVKSDLLVTVSHELRTPLTSIKGLAEILLDEQIEPDERMEFLRIINDESERLGRLINNLLTLSRIEIGKLKWEKRNISIDKIIEDTVSKMSVVANKKGVELKMEVSDNLPYVYGDEDKLVEVLINLINNAVNFTPSGGEIKITATNAQDEIWISVSDTGIGIRTEEQEKIFDKFYQIKDNILSDKPTGMGLGLAICKEIIDHHQGKIWVDCPPEGGATFTFSLPVSKYSVKGEQQR is encoded by the coding sequence ATGGATTCTATTATTCTTGTATCCAAAGATAGCCAGATAATATCTGTTCTAAAAAAACTTTGTGAACAGGAAGGATTTTTACCACAGGTTATTTCTACATCCGAGGAATTCAGAATTACTAAAGATAAATGTCCATTAGTTATCATGGATTTAGATAATACCCTGGAAATAAAAGACATTGGTGAAAATGTTCCCATTATTGCTCTCGGTGAACCTACGACCATTCTGAGTAAATTTAACCCTCAATACCTGGATATTATTACTAAACCAATTTTTTTAGAAATCCTGCAATTTAAACTAAAGAAAATTTTTGAGAAAATCCGCTTGACTGAAGAATTAAAAAAAACAAAAAGAGAACTCGAGACGGTCGATAAAGATGCAGAACATGCCTATGACGAATGGGAGAAAACTACCAGAGTCTTGAGAACTTCTCTGATGGAGGTGGAAAAAGAACGCAATGAGTTAGAAATACTCAATAAAGAATTGGAGAGATTAAACAAAGTAAAATCTGATTTATTGGTAACGGTCTCTCATGAACTAAGAACTCCGCTGACTTCAATAAAAGGATTAGCAGAAATACTATTGGATGAACAGATAGAGCCAGATGAAAGAATGGAATTTCTCCGGATTATTAATGACGAAAGTGAGAGATTAGGTCGGTTAATTAATAATTTATTAACTCTATCACGAATCGAAATAGGTAAACTGAAATGGGAAAAAAGGAATATCTCTATTGATAAAATAATAGAGGATACCGTGTCTAAAATGAGTGTCGTGGCTAATAAAAAAGGGGTAGAATTAAAAATGGAAGTTTCAGATAATCTGCCTTATGTTTATGGTGATGAGGATAAATTGGTAGAAGTCCTAATTAATTTGATAAATAATGCTGTTAATTTTACTCCTTCTGGAGGAGAGATAAAGATTACGGCAACGAATGCTCAGGATGAAATTTGGATTTCAGTTAGTGATACAGGAATTGGAATTAGGACAGAGGAACAAGAGAAAATATTTGATAAATTTTATCAGATAAAAGATAATATTTTATCTGATAAACCAACAGGTATGGGGCTTGGTCTGGCTATTTGTAAGGAGATTATTGACCATCATCAAGGCAAAATTTGGGTAGATTGCCCGCCGGAAGGGGGAGCTACTTTTACCTTTAGTTTGCCAGTAAGTAAGTATTCAGTAAAAGGAGAGCAACAAAGATGA